The Candidatus Denitrolinea symbiosum DNA window ATCCAAAACTGCTACAGCAAATTGCGGAGGCGTATCTCCCGGTCCTCGGTCCCCTGTCCTTCGACCGAATCGCCGGATTGCCCTACGCAGCGATTCCCATCGCGACAGCGATCTCGCTGGCGGGCAACTATCCCATGATCTACCCGCGCAAGGAAGCCAAGTCCTACGGCACGAAAGCGGAGATCGAAGGCGAATATCACGCGGGCGAGACGGTCGTTGTCATTGACGATCTCGCCACCACCGGCGGAAGCAAATTCGAAGCCATCGAAAAATTGACAGGCGCAGGCTTGGTCGTGAAAGACGTCGTCGTGCTGATTGACCGTCAGTCCGGCGCGAAGGAGTCGCTGGCGCAGGCGGGATATTCCATGCACGCGGTGTTGACGATCACGCAGATGTTGGAGTATTGGGAAGAGACGGGGAAGGTGGAAAAAGATAAGATCGAGGCGGCGCGGAAGTTTTTGCTGGAGACAAAGTAGGGTTATCCGATTACCTTGACGACATTCCGTCCCGCCGCGCCGCTGATCCCGCCTCCGCAGGTTTGAGCAAATAGTCCCTGCTTCTACTCAAGCAAACTGCTCCAAATTGACCGCCACCATCGGGAAGGCTTCATCCACAAATTTTTCGAGCGTGGGACGTTTTTTCAAATGACTGTAATATGAGGCAAGCCCGTACATCGCCCACGCGGCGACCGTCGCGGGGATCTCGGTGGAGATTTTGGTATTCGTCTGTTTCAACCAGTGAGACAACAACTCGAACAGCCTGTTCTTGATGGCGCCTTCCGCCAACGCTTCAAATTGCTGGCGCGGTTTTGGGCAGTCGTTATGAATGCGAGACGAAAACTCGCACACAGCCACGATCAGGTTGCGCAAATTATCGGAGGAGTACTGGCAGGCGTCCAACAGGCGCTTTTCGATCTCCTGCATAAACATCTGGTCTATCCAATAATCCAGTAATTTAAATTTGTCCTCGAAGTGCGCGTAGAACGTGGCGCGGTTGACCTGCGCTTTGCTGGTTACATCCTGCACGAAGATGGCGTCGAATCCCTTTTCAGCGAGGAGATCGCCGAAGGCTTGCAGGATCAAGCCGCGGGTCCGTTTGACGCGGGGGTCGAGTTTTTCTTGTTCTTTCGGGTTAGACGACATTTTCGCTCCAGTGTTGCTTAGTCAACGAAATCCGATTTTTGATGGTTGACCTGAACGGGTAAGGAAGGTAAATTAGACAACATCTGTTGTTTAGAATACAACTGTATATTATCACTCAATTCAAGGAGAGTCAAGATGAACGTAACAATTATTGGAGCAGGCAACATGGGGCGCGGTATCGGAACCCGCGCCGTCGCGGGCGGTCACTCGGTGACCTTTGTGGATCGGAATCCCGAAGTCGCTGAAAAGACCGCAAGCGATGTCAAGGCATTGGCAAAGAACGGCGCCAAAGTTTCCACTGCCCCTCTCGACGATCCGCAACTCGGCGATGTGGTTGTGTTGGCTGTGGCGTACG harbors:
- a CDS encoding orotate phosphoribosyltransferase; protein product: MTELTPSQESLANESLSAGCIQFGEFTLKSGLQSPIYIDLRRVIAYPKLLQQIAEAYLPVLGPLSFDRIAGLPYAAIPIATAISLAGNYPMIYPRKEAKSYGTKAEIEGEYHAGETVVVIDDLATTGGSKFEAIEKLTGAGLVVKDVVVLIDRQSGAKESLAQAGYSMHAVLTITQMLEYWEETGKVEKDKIEAARKFLLETK
- a CDS encoding transcriptional regulator, TetR family, with protein sequence MSSNPKEQEKLDPRVKRTRGLILQAFGDLLAEKGFDAIFVQDVTSKAQVNRATFYAHFEDKFKLLDYWIDQMFMQEIEKRLLDACQYSSDNLRNLIVAVCEFSSRIHNDCPKPRQQFEALAEGAIKNRLFELLSHWLKQTNTKISTEIPATVAAWAMYGLASYYSHLKKRPTLEKFVDEAFPMVAVNLEQFA